From Microcystis aeruginosa NIES-2549, a single genomic window includes:
- a CDS encoding MAE_28990/MAE_18760 family HEPN-like nuclease, with protein sequence MFEGLLNNLKDEIKTIRSIINISEKLREIIADNPSQLNTEDLKYLQANAPLGDKWLVNDHCSSITRLYALYENFVENLVGDWIILLPQLYSCYQDLPESVRNKHQTGCATLLGNENKRNRFDSLSERDIIKNLFDTEYKNTTKYNLTSAAFLLHEANLRKDQLTRLLVDAGISATDSWQWIENHKEVKNFIDNNSRGSVENELKNFIELRNNSAHGKEIDTVLNANELLQLCDFVEAICQAMSELVLYCFVDRKKKIGKLQKLGEIVNWYQQKKACAIKISDEPQEPNKRLEVGKKVFLVSENKKICQNAIIESIQINKNGKNTPRRRIPIREIKDSEIGLKFDKEGQRGLEVYLVISE encoded by the coding sequence ATGTTTGAAGGACTTTTAAATAACCTAAAGGATGAGATAAAGACCATTCGATCAATAATTAATATCAGTGAAAAACTTAGAGAAATTATTGCGGATAATCCTTCACAACTCAACACAGAAGACTTAAAATATCTTCAAGCAAATGCTCCTTTAGGAGACAAGTGGCTAGTTAACGATCATTGTTCATCTATCACAAGGTTATATGCTCTTTACGAAAATTTTGTCGAAAATCTAGTGGGAGATTGGATTATTTTGCTGCCTCAATTATATAGTTGCTATCAAGATTTACCTGAATCTGTAAGAAATAAGCATCAGACTGGTTGTGCTACATTACTGGGCAATGAAAATAAAAGAAATCGCTTCGATTCTCTTTCAGAGAGGGACATTATCAAAAATTTATTTGATACTGAATACAAAAATACAACTAAATATAATCTCACATCAGCTGCTTTTTTGTTACATGAAGCTAATCTGAGAAAAGATCAATTAACCAGACTTTTAGTCGATGCTGGCATATCTGCAACTGATTCTTGGCAATGGATAGAAAATCATAAAGAAGTTAAGAATTTTATTGACAATAATAGTAGGGGTAGTGTGGAAAATGAATTAAAGAATTTTATAGAACTTCGTAATAATTCTGCTCATGGTAAAGAAATAGATACCGTTCTTAATGCCAATGAGTTACTACAATTATGTGATTTTGTCGAAGCTATATGTCAAGCTATGAGTGAATTAGTTCTTTATTGCTTTGTTGATAGGAAGAAAAAGATAGGAAAGCTTCAAAAGCTCGGTGAAATTGTCAATTGGTATCAACAAAAAAAAGCCTGTGCTATCAAAATATCAGATGAGCCACAGGAACCCAATAAAAGACTAGAAGTCGGTAAAAAAGTTTTTTTAGTCAGTGAAAATAAAAAAATATGTCAAAATGCTATTATTGAAAGTATTCAAATTAATAAAAATGGCAAAAATACCCCTCGCCGAAGAATTCCAATCAGAGAGATAAAAGATTCTGAAATAGGCTTAAAATTTGACAAAGAAGGTCAAAGAGGATTAGAAGTTTATTTAGTTATTTCGGAATGA
- a CDS encoding NUDIX domain-containing protein — translation MTTYRNPAPTVDIIIELIDSPHRPIVLIERKNPPFGWAIPGGFVDYGESVEKAAIREAYEEISLEVQLIEQFHVYSDPNRDPRQHTISIVFIATAKGKPIAADDAKKVGIFHLWEFPQPLCFDHDRILNDYRRYRDYKIRPTH, via the coding sequence ATGACAACCTATCGCAATCCTGCCCCTACTGTTGATATTATCATCGAACTGATCGACTCGCCCCATCGTCCGATCGTACTAATTGAGAGAAAAAATCCGCCCTTTGGTTGGGCAATTCCGGGGGGATTCGTGGACTACGGTGAATCGGTGGAAAAGGCGGCCATTCGGGAAGCTTACGAGGAAATCAGTTTAGAGGTGCAGTTAATCGAGCAATTTCACGTCTATTCCGATCCTAACCGCGATCCGCGTCAACACACCATTAGTATCGTTTTTATCGCCACGGCAAAAGGAAAACCGATCGCTGCCGATGATGCCAAAAAAGTCGGGATTTTTCATCTCTGGGAATTCCCCCAACCTTTATGCTTTGATCACGATCGCATTCTTAATGATTATCGTCGTTATCGGGATTATAAAATCCGTCCCACACATTAG
- a CDS encoding tetratricopeptide repeat protein, producing the protein MPKLRLIISLLIFFVAGSPPAFSQALLPYAIEPELEQMEQAGIEIAEDAIQLARFRRTDAALSRAKLAVQLAPHLYQTWFILGSLYLQDDQVQPGIEALNQSLSLAPADAHANIKFSLGSAYFQNQDYKSAIAQIEAGLQMKPDISPALFDLGNSYLKLAQYPAAIAAYEKAVSQDKSFWPAINNIGLVKYEQGDKEAALKDWRAALKIDPKQPEPQLAIAVAVYSQGKTEEGIKLAQAALTSDSRYVSLEFLEENLWGKRLLQDTEKMFNHPQMKDFIARLPQPTPEVQEEN; encoded by the coding sequence GTGCCAAAACTTAGATTAATCATTTCTTTGCTCATTTTTTTCGTCGCTGGCAGCCCGCCGGCTTTTTCCCAAGCACTACTCCCCTACGCCATCGAACCGGAGTTAGAACAGATGGAACAAGCGGGAATTGAAATCGCTGAGGATGCCATCCAATTGGCTCGTTTTCGTCGTACCGATGCAGCCCTTTCCAGGGCCAAGTTAGCAGTCCAGTTAGCCCCCCATCTCTATCAAACTTGGTTTATTCTCGGTAGTTTATATCTGCAAGACGATCAGGTGCAACCCGGCATCGAGGCATTAAATCAATCTTTGTCCCTTGCTCCCGCCGATGCCCACGCTAATATTAAATTTTCCCTCGGTAGCGCCTATTTTCAGAATCAAGATTACAAGTCTGCTATTGCCCAAATTGAAGCGGGTTTGCAAATGAAACCCGATATCTCCCCTGCTCTTTTTGATCTCGGTAATTCCTATCTCAAGTTAGCACAATATCCTGCGGCGATTGCAGCTTACGAAAAAGCTGTTAGTCAAGATAAAAGTTTTTGGCCGGCTATTAATAATATCGGTTTAGTTAAATACGAACAGGGTGACAAGGAAGCCGCTCTGAAAGATTGGCGGGCCGCTTTGAAAATCGATCCTAAACAGCCGGAACCTCAGTTAGCTATTGCGGTGGCTGTTTATAGTCAAGGGAAAACTGAGGAGGGCATCAAATTAGCTCAGGCCGCTCTCACTAGCGATAGTCGTTATGTCAGTCTGGAATTTTTAGAGGAAAATCTCTGGGGTAAACGTCTTCTGCAAGATACGGAGAAAATGTTTAATCATCCCCAAATGAAAGATTTTATCGCTCGTTTACCACAACCAACCCCAGAAGTGCAGGAAGAAAATTAA
- a CDS encoding NAD(P)H-dependent glycerol-3-phosphate dehydrogenase, protein MLENAKKITVIGGGIWGQTLANLARRNHLAVRVWSRHTGEDLGAIIADTDVIISAVSIKGVVPTIEQLQQLQLNSSTIIVTATKGLEPITTRTPFHLWNQAFPANPLVVLSGPNLAKEINQGLPAATVVASYVQKAAILLQKLLSGESFRVYLNSDPLGTELGGTLKNVMAIASGVCDGLQLGTNAKSALLTRALPEIIRVGTCLGGCQETFFGLSGLGDLLATCNSPLSRNYQVGYQLALGLSLPEILGKLEGTAEGINTTEVLMRIAQEKNLYVPITCQVDRLLRGEISPQVAVYELMRRDLKAEFD, encoded by the coding sequence TTGTTAGAAAATGCCAAGAAAATTACGGTTATAGGTGGGGGAATTTGGGGGCAAACTCTCGCTAATTTGGCTAGACGTAATCACTTAGCTGTTAGGGTTTGGTCTCGTCATACTGGGGAAGATTTAGGGGCTATTATAGCAGATACTGATGTAATTATTTCAGCAGTTTCGATTAAAGGAGTTGTTCCCACGATCGAACAATTACAGCAATTACAATTAAATTCTTCCACAATTATCGTCACCGCCACTAAAGGATTAGAGCCAATCACCACTCGTACTCCTTTTCATCTCTGGAATCAAGCTTTTCCCGCTAATCCCCTTGTGGTTCTTTCTGGTCCCAATTTAGCTAAAGAAATTAATCAAGGTTTACCCGCTGCGACGGTGGTAGCAAGTTATGTGCAAAAAGCAGCGATATTGTTACAAAAATTATTATCTGGGGAATCTTTTCGGGTTTATCTGAATAGCGATCCCTTGGGGACTGAGTTAGGTGGCACTCTTAAAAATGTCATGGCGATCGCTTCTGGGGTTTGTGATGGTTTACAGTTAGGTACTAATGCCAAATCTGCCCTATTAACTCGCGCTTTACCGGAAATAATTCGGGTGGGAACTTGTCTAGGAGGTTGTCAAGAAACTTTCTTCGGTTTATCGGGTTTAGGGGATTTATTAGCTACCTGTAATAGTCCTTTATCCCGCAATTATCAAGTGGGTTATCAATTAGCTTTAGGTTTATCTTTGCCTGAGATTTTAGGGAAGTTAGAGGGAACTGCCGAGGGAATAAATACCACAGAAGTTTTGATGAGAATTGCCCAAGAAAAAAATTTATATGTACCGATTACCTGTCAAGTTGATCGTCTTTTGCGCGGGGAAATTTCTCCCCAAGTTGCCGTTTATGAATTAATGCGTCGGGATCTAAAAGCAGAATTTGATTAA
- a CDS encoding DUF262 domain-containing protein: protein MTISQTKTNPWQKRSRKDVKKLSDNEINEKYEQGERRILLEMNREKLPSFAESLNKPNYVKKRPFYQRRDRWDAQKQSRLIESFLMNIPVPPLILYETSYNSYQVMDGQQRITAIENFYNNKLKLTGLEIWPELEGRTYESLPAKIKDGINRRAISTIVVITESLSDTEEALSLKQLVFERLNTGGVSLSRQEIRNCLYSGKFNELLLKLSENTIFAKAWDIPIDDKEELKKNRFYKKMEDVELILRFFALRDIDKYTGNLSNYLDNYMMKKSLNFSDENIQEFEQVFNQTIELVSNIYQDQLFKPFDSKTKTHKSKAYKVYYDAVMISFSNHLSDYQELITRKSAIIDETISLFTQDSQGITHQDKKLKKGLFTGEGDTKDDFKARIQIFDSLIQRVLKQSI, encoded by the coding sequence ATGACAATCTCACAAACTAAAACAAATCCTTGGCAAAAACGTTCCCGAAAGGATGTTAAAAAATTATCAGATAATGAAATTAATGAAAAATATGAACAAGGTGAACGAAGAATATTATTAGAAATGAATCGAGAAAAATTGCCTAGTTTTGCTGAGTCTTTAAATAAACCTAACTATGTGAAAAAGCGTCCTTTCTATCAGAGACGGGATCGCTGGGACGCACAAAAACAATCGAGACTAATTGAATCTTTTTTGATGAATATTCCCGTACCTCCTCTGATTCTCTATGAAACTTCCTATAACTCATATCAAGTAATGGATGGTCAACAAAGAATCACAGCAATTGAGAATTTTTATAATAACAAATTAAAATTAACAGGGTTAGAGATCTGGCCTGAATTAGAAGGAAGAACCTATGAAAGTCTTCCTGCAAAAATCAAAGATGGTATCAATCGACGAGCCATTTCAACTATAGTTGTTATTACCGAGTCTCTATCGGATACAGAGGAAGCTTTATCTTTAAAACAACTGGTTTTTGAACGCCTCAATACAGGAGGTGTATCTTTGAGTCGACAAGAAATAAGAAACTGTCTTTACTCTGGGAAATTCAATGAACTTTTATTAAAGCTTTCTGAGAATACTATTTTTGCTAAAGCTTGGGATATTCCTATTGATGATAAAGAAGAACTAAAAAAAAATCGATTTTATAAAAAGATGGAAGATGTAGAATTAATCCTCCGTTTTTTTGCCCTGAGGGATATTGACAAATATACAGGTAATTTATCTAACTATCTGGATAATTATATGATGAAAAAAAGTCTTAATTTTTCCGACGAGAATATCCAAGAGTTCGAGCAAGTATTTAACCAAACTATAGAGTTAGTATCTAACATTTATCAGGATCAGTTATTCAAGCCTTTCGATAGTAAAACCAAAACACATAAATCGAAAGCTTATAAAGTTTACTATGATGCAGTGATGATCAGTTTCAGTAACCATTTATCTGATTATCAAGAATTAATTACTAGAAAATCAGCGATAATTGATGAAACTATCAGCTTATTTACTCAAGATTCCCAGGGAATTACTCATCAAGATAAAAAATTAAAAAAAGGACTTTTCACCGGAGAAGGGGATACCAAAGATGATTTTAAAGCTCGTATTCAAATTTTTGATTCTCTGATTCAACGAGTTCTTAAGCAGAGTATTTGA
- a CDS encoding efflux RND transporter periplasmic adaptor subunit: MAITVLGKSNRPLFWIFGLMASGFLAVGVVSYRLLQTPPPALELAKMTVPAQRETLAVEIKASGRVEPIQSVNISPKNPGRLVRLLVDQGMIVKKGQTLAVMDNLEVYAQGMQSEAHLREALANLEQAKRSIPEDIRQLQARFYQAQASYKQLEARLAQAKERIPKDLDQLQAQVQAAQSRFRLAENRVKRNENLVREGAIAQDQFDAVLNEYLNAKANLDESIRRLEQADKTASPEVAGIEQEMIGAAAAIAEAKFALEQRQKTQETELARLESSVAAARADLEQIKIQYRDTVITAPFDGIVTQKYATEGSFVTPTTSASSTASATSTSIIALASGLEVIAKVPEVDVGLLQRGQPVRIVADAFPEEVFEGRVILVAPEAIIEDNVTSFEVRIGLVTGRDKLRSKMNVDVTFVGQQLDNALVVPTVAIVTREGKSGVLVPDAENKPSFKPVSIGLVLDDKTQILSGLEAGEKVFIDLPEGAEDTSKTNKKSQ; encoded by the coding sequence ATGGCAATAACCGTGTTGGGAAAATCAAATCGCCCCCTATTTTGGATATTCGGACTCATGGCTAGTGGTTTTCTGGCGGTGGGAGTGGTTTCTTATCGCTTACTGCAAACCCCTCCTCCTGCCCTAGAATTGGCGAAAATGACCGTTCCTGCTCAACGGGAAACCCTCGCTGTGGAAATTAAAGCTAGTGGTAGGGTGGAACCAATCCAAAGTGTCAACATTAGCCCGAAAAACCCCGGCCGATTAGTGCGATTATTGGTAGATCAGGGCATGATCGTTAAAAAGGGACAAACCCTCGCCGTCATGGATAATTTAGAGGTGTATGCCCAGGGGATGCAGTCAGAAGCGCATCTGCGGGAAGCTCTAGCCAATCTGGAACAGGCTAAACGCAGCATTCCCGAAGATATCCGGCAATTACAGGCCCGATTTTATCAGGCCCAGGCCAGTTATAAGCAATTAGAAGCCCGTTTAGCTCAGGCCAAAGAAAGAATTCCTAAAGATTTAGACCAGCTGCAAGCTCAGGTACAAGCAGCCCAATCCCGTTTTCGACTAGCAGAAAATCGGGTTAAACGCAATGAAAATTTAGTCCGGGAAGGGGCGATCGCTCAAGACCAATTTGATGCCGTCCTCAATGAATATCTCAACGCTAAAGCCAATTTAGACGAATCGATCCGTCGTTTGGAACAAGCGGATAAAACCGCTTCCCCAGAAGTGGCCGGAATTGAGCAGGAAATGATAGGAGCGGCAGCAGCGATCGCAGAAGCGAAATTTGCCCTCGAACAACGCCAAAAAACCCAAGAAACCGAGCTGGCTCGACTAGAATCATCTGTAGCGGCTGCTAGGGCTGATTTAGAGCAAATCAAGATTCAATACCGCGATACGGTCATTACTGCTCCCTTTGATGGCATCGTCACCCAAAAATACGCCACCGAGGGTTCTTTTGTCACTCCCACCACTTCGGCCTCCAGTACCGCTTCCGCCACTTCCACCTCGATTATCGCCTTGGCATCGGGATTGGAAGTGATTGCTAAAGTGCCGGAAGTAGATGTGGGTTTATTGCAGCGCGGCCAACCAGTGCGAATTGTCGCCGATGCTTTTCCTGAAGAAGTCTTTGAAGGTCGAGTTATTCTTGTGGCTCCTGAAGCAATTATCGAGGATAATGTCACCTCTTTTGAGGTCAGAATCGGTTTGGTGACGGGACGGGACAAACTCAGATCGAAAATGAATGTGGATGTAACTTTTGTCGGCCAGCAGTTAGATAATGCCCTCGTTGTGCCGACTGTCGCCATTGTCACCCGGGAAGGCAAGTCAGGGGTTTTAGTTCCCGATGCCGAAAATAAACCCAGTTTTAAACCCGTTTCGATCGGTTTGGTCTTGGACGATAAAACCCAAATTTTATCAGGTTTGGAAGCCGGAGAAAAGGTCTTTATCGATCTCCCCGAAGGGGCCGAAGATACCTCGAAAACTAATAAAAAATCTCAATAA
- a CDS encoding ABC transporter permease, with protein sequence MFIIESLKMAVSTLRANKVRSGLTMLGIIIGNASVVAMIGIGQGAQTLANDQFANLGPNTLFVVPGSRQARNTTVNLPKTLVLADAHAIAEQVPTVAEVAPEINARFLISYRNRNMTALVTGSTPEYASVRNFTLEKGRFINNIDLARNKRVTVIGTEVAAQLFPTQNPLGQQLRIKNLSFEVIGILEAKGSFFGNNQDEMLIIPLSTMNSQLVGKTGPYGVELSWISLTARSGEEIRAAKFQIQNLLRLRHKIVAEDDFRVETAKQMIEIFGTITKGLTLLLALIAGISLIVGGIGVMNIMLVSVSERTGEIGLRKAIGAREQDILLQFLIESTLVSIAGGALGILFGAGAIVLVSSFSPLAATVSASAVALSLSVSTGIGLFFGVFPAYRASKLEPIVALRSV encoded by the coding sequence ATGTTTATCATCGAAAGTTTAAAAATGGCCGTCTCCACCCTAAGGGCCAATAAAGTGCGTAGCGGCCTGACCATGTTAGGAATTATTATCGGTAACGCTTCGGTGGTGGCCATGATCGGTATTGGCCAAGGGGCGCAAACCTTAGCCAATGACCAGTTTGCTAACTTGGGACCCAATACTCTTTTTGTGGTGCCGGGGTCGCGACAAGCACGCAATACCACTGTTAATTTACCGAAAACCCTAGTTTTAGCTGATGCTCATGCGATCGCCGAACAGGTTCCCACCGTCGCTGAAGTCGCCCCGGAAATAAACGCTCGTTTCCTGATTTCCTATCGTAATCGCAACATGACGGCTCTAGTCACGGGAAGCACCCCAGAATACGCTTCTGTCCGCAATTTTACCCTGGAAAAAGGTCGTTTTATCAATAATATCGATCTAGCCCGCAACAAACGGGTAACGGTGATCGGCACTGAAGTGGCAGCGCAACTTTTCCCCACCCAAAATCCCCTCGGTCAACAGCTGCGGATCAAAAATCTCAGTTTTGAGGTGATCGGGATTTTAGAGGCGAAAGGCTCCTTTTTTGGCAATAATCAGGATGAAATGCTGATTATTCCCCTTAGTACCATGAACTCGCAACTGGTGGGCAAAACCGGACCCTACGGTGTCGAGTTGAGTTGGATTAGTCTCACCGCGCGATCGGGGGAGGAAATCCGCGCCGCTAAGTTCCAAATCCAGAATCTCCTGCGTTTACGCCATAAAATCGTCGCTGAGGATGATTTTCGCGTCGAAACTGCTAAACAGATGATCGAAATCTTCGGCACGATTACCAAGGGTCTAACCCTACTTTTGGCTCTAATCGCCGGTATTTCCCTGATTGTCGGTGGTATCGGGGTGATGAATATTATGCTGGTTTCGGTTTCGGAAAGAACCGGGGAAATCGGACTAAGAAAAGCGATCGGAGCCAGAGAACAGGATATTCTCTTACAATTCCTGATTGAATCAACTCTCGTTTCCATCGCCGGCGGTGCGCTTGGCATTCTCTTCGGTGCAGGAGCGATCGTTCTCGTCTCCAGTTTCTCTCCCCTGGCTGCCACTGTTTCCGCCAGCGCCGTCGCCCTGTCTTTGAGCGTTTCCACGGGTATCGGTCTCTTTTTCGGCGTTTTTCCCGCCTATCGTGCCTCTAAATTGGAACCGATTGTCGCTCTCAGAAGTGTCTAA